A portion of the Sabethes cyaneus chromosome 3, idSabCyanKW18_F2, whole genome shotgun sequence genome contains these proteins:
- the LOC128742189 gene encoding dual oxidase, whose amino-acid sequence MSVFNRPFVGLLVLCFVTSLLLAQRNDGGGERLMSHVEKQRYDGWYNNLAHPDWGAVDNHLTRKAPPAYSDGVYVLAGSNRPSPRRLSRLFMRGKDGLPSQHNRTALLAFFGQVVTNEVVMASESGCPIEMHRIEIEKCDEMYDRECRGDRYIPFHRAAYDRNTGQSPNAPREQINQMTAWIDGSFIYSTSEAWLNAMRSFQDGLLLTDREGTMPVKNTQRVPLFNNPVPHVMRMLNPERLYLLGDPRTNQNPAVLSFAILFLRWHNVVAKRVRKQHRDWTDEEIFQRARRVVIASLQNVISYEYLPAFLDAELGPYEGYKADTHPGVSHMFQAAAFRFGHSLIPPGIFRRNGKCEFRRTQMDYPALRLCSTWWNSNDVLDETPTEEFLMGMASQLSEREDPLLCSDVRDQLFGPMEFSRRDLGALNIMRGRDNGLPDYNTARVAYKLPKKKTWRDINPEVFEKNPELLELLIKTYDNRLDNVDVYVGGMLESDGKPGELFTAVIIDQFTRIRDADRFWFENEDNGIFSKEEIAELRKITLWDIIVNSTDIDPDDIQNDVFHWNEGDPCPQPEQLNATMLEPCNHLEGYDYFSGSELAYIYSCVFLGFVPILCAGAGYCVIKLQNSRRRKLKIKQEALKSNGIGKASVEKMVAREWLHANHKRLVTVKFGPEAAIHTVDRKGEKLRTFNLKNVDVVTVEQSLENYKKKKPYLLLRVPNDHDLVMELESNSARRKFVKKLEDFLLLHKKDMTFVEIQRDVMLAKAETRERRQKRLEHFFREAYALTFGLRPGERRRRSDVSVDGEVMTVMRTSLSKSEFAAALGMKQDDMFVRKMFNIVDKDQDGRISFQEFLETVVLFSRGKTDDKLRIIFDMCDNDRNGVIDKGELSEMMRSLVEIARTTSVTDDQVKELIDGMFQDVGLEHKNHLTYQDFKLMMKEYKGDFVAIGLDCKGAKQNFLDTSTNVARMTSFHIEPPSDARRNWMQERLDSYTTFLEENRQNIFYLFLFYVITIVLFVERFIHYSFMAEHTDLRHIMGVGIAITRGSAASLSFCYSLLLLTMSRNLITKLKEFPIQQYIPLDSHIQFHKIAACTALFFSLLHTVGHIVNFYHVSTQSIENLKCLTKEVHFTSDYRPDITYWLFQTVTGVTGVMLFVIMSIIFAFAHPTIRKKAYKFFWNAHSLYVLLYILCLIHGLARLTGAPRFWLFFIGPGIIYTLDKIVSLRTKYMALDVIETDLLPSDVIKIKFYRPPNLKYLSGQWVRLSCTEIKPEEMHSFTLTSAPHENFLSCHIKAQGPWTWKLRNYFDPCNYNPDDQPKIRIEGPFGGGNQDWYKFEVAVMVGGGIGVTPYASILNDLVFGTSTNRYSGVACKKVYFLWICPSHKHFEWFIDVLRDVEKKDVTNVLEIHIFITQFFHKFDLRTTMLYICENHFQRLSKTSMFTGLKAVNHFGRPDMSSFLKFVQKKHSYVSKIGVFSCGPRPLTKSVMSACDEVNKGRKLPYFIHHFENFG is encoded by the exons ATAATCACCTCACGAGGAAAGCTCCACCGGCCTACTCGGACGGAGTGTACGTTCTGGCTGGCTCGAATCGGCCTTCGCCGCGTAGGCTAAGTCGATTGTTCATGCGTGGCAAGGATGGATTGCCATCACAGCACAACCGCACCGCTCTGCTGGCTTTCTTCGGCCAGGTCGTTACGAACGAGGTTGTCATGGCATCCGAGTCAGGCTGCCCGATCGAAATGCACCGGATAGAAATTGAAAAGTGTGACGAAATGTACGATCGTGAGTGTCGCGGTGATCGGTACATTCCGTTTCACAGGGCTGCGTACGATCGGAACACTGGTCAAAGCCCGAACGCACCGAGAGAGCAAATCAATCAAATGACGGCCTGGATCGATGGTAGTTTTATCTACAGTACATCGGAGGCATGGCTGAACGCGATGCGATCATTCCAGGACGGCTTGCTGCTAACCGACAGAGAAGGTACAATGCCGGTGAAAAACACTCAACGTGTACCGCTGTTCAACAATCCGGTACCGCATGTGATGAGAATGCTCAACCCGGAGAGGTTATACC TTTTGGGTGATCCTCGAACGAATCAAAATCCAGCGGTGTTATCTTTCGCAATTCTGTTCCTACGGTGGCACAATGTGGTGGCTAAACGTGTTCGTAAGCAACATAGAGACTGGACCGACGAGGAAATCTTTCAGCGAGCTCGACGGGTCGTGATAGCTAGTTTACAAAATGTGATATCCTACGAGTACCTGCCAGCGTTTCTAGACGCCGAATTGGGCCCCTATGAGGGTTACAAAGCCGATACCCATCCCGGCGTCAGTCACATGTTCCAGGCGGCTGCGTTCCGCTTTGGTCATTCTCTCATCCCACCAGGCATATTTCGACGCAATGGAAAGTGCGAATTTCGTAGAACGCAAATGGATTACCCGGCGCTCAGACTGTGTTCCACGTGGTGGAACTCTAAT gatGTGCTAGATGAAACCCCTACCGAAGAGTTTCTAATGGGAATGGCATCGCAACTTTCCGAACGGGAAGATCCTCTTCTGTGCTCCGATGTGCGTGATCAACTATTTGGTCCAATGGAGTTTTCACGACGGGATCTGGGAGCGCTAAACATAATGCGTGGGCGCGATAATGGATTGCCTGATTACAATACAGCTAGAGTGGCATACAAACTACCAAAGAAGAAAACGTGGAGAGATATCAATCCAGAAGTGTTCGAAAAAAATCCGGAATTGTTAGA GTTGTTAATTAAAACGTACGACAACCGGCTAGATAACGTGGATGTTTATGTTGGAGGAATGTTGGAATCGGACGGCAAACCCGGAGAACTGTTCACTGCCGTGATAATTGATCAATTTACCAGAATCAGAGATGCGGATCGATTTTGGTTCGAAAATGAAGATAACGG AATATTTTCCAAGGAAGAAATTGCCGAACTTCGTAAGATCACTCTATGGGACATTATTGTAAACAGTACGGACATCGATCCGGACGATATTCAGAACGATGTTTTCCACTGGAACGAGGGAGATCCGTGTCCGCAACCGGAGCAGCTGAATGCCACCATGCTTGAGCCGTGCAACCATCTGGAAGGCTACGATTACTTCTCCGGTTCCGAGCTTGCCTATATCTATTCCTGTGTATTTCTCGGATTCGTCCCAATACTTTGCGCAGGGGCAGGTTACTGCGTGATCAAGTTGCAGAACAGCCGCAGGcgaaagttgaaaataaaacaGGAAGCACTAAAATCGAACGGAATTGGTAAAGCATCCGTGGAAAAAATGGTCGCTCGCGAATGGTTGCACGCTAACCACAAGCGTCTGGTGACGGTTAAATTCGGCCCGGAAGCTGCAATTCATACAGTGGATCGTAAAGGAGAAAAACTTCGGACTTTTAATTTGAAGAACGTGGATGTGGTCACTGTGGAGCAATCGCTGGAAAACTACAAGAAGAAAAAGCCGTACTTACTGCTGCGCGTGCCAAACGATCACGATTTGGTAATGGAATTGGAATCAAATTCTGCCCGAAGAAAGTTCGTTAAAAAATTAGAAGATTTCCTTCTGTTGCATAAAAAAGACATGACGTTTGTGGAAATTCAGCGTGACGTAATGCTTGCCAAGGCGGAAACGCGTGAACGAAGGCAGAAACGTTTGGAGCATTTCTTCCGAGAGGCTTATGCGTTAACATTCGGATTGCGACCTGGGGAGCGTCGCAGACGGTCGGATGTTTCCGTCGACGGGGAAGTTATGACGGTAATGAGAACCAGCTTGTCCAAGTCGGAATTCGCTGCCGCTTTGGGAATGAAACAGGACGATATGTTTGTCAGGAAAATGTTCAACATTGTCGATAAGGATCAGGATGGAAGAATTTCATTTCAA GAATTTCTGGAAACAGTCGTTCTTTTCTCTCGTGGCAAAACTGATGATAAGCTGAGAATCATTTTCGACATGTGCGACAACGATAGGAACGGAGTGATTGACAAAGGCGAGCTGAGTGAAATGATGCGTTCATTAGTGGAAATTGCCCGGACCACTAGCGTAACAGATGACCAGGTGAAGGAGCTGATCGATGGAATGTTTCAG GACGTTGGTTTGGAGCACAAAAATCACCTGACCTATCAGGATTTCAAACTAATGATGAAGGAATACAAAGGTGATTTCGTCGCCATTGGACTGGACTGTAAAGGTGCGAAGCAGAATTTCTTGGATACGTCGACCAACGTGGCACGCATGACATCGTTCCACATCGAACCTCCTTCGGATGCCCGGCGCAACTGGATGCAGGAACGTTTGGACAGCTACACAACGTTTCTGGAAGAGAATCGGCAAAACATTTTCTACCTGTTTTTGTTTTACGTTATTACCATAGTGTTATTTGTTGAAAGATTCATTC attattcATTCATGGCAGAGCACACGGATTTAAGACACATTATGGGCGTTGGAATTGCAATTACTCGAGGTTCGGCAGCTTCACTTTCATTTTGCTATTCATTATTACTTTTAACAATGTCTAG GAATCTAATAACGAAATTGAAAGAGTTTCCAATTCAGCAATACATTCCGCTGGATTCTCACATTCAGTTTCACAAGATCGCTGCATGTACAGCGTTGTTTTTCTCGCTGTTGCACACCGTGGGACATATTGTGAACTTCTACCATGTGTCTACCCAGTCGATTGAAAATCTCAAGTGTTTAACGAAGGAAGTTCATTTTACGTCGGATTATCGACCGGATATAACCTACTGGCTGTTTCAAACTGTAACAG GAGTTACCGGAGTTATGCTGTTCGTCATTATGAGCATCATATTTGCATTCGCGCATCCAACAATCCGCAAGAAGGCTTATAAATTCTTCTGGAACGCACACTCGTTGTATGTTTTGCTGTACATACTTTGTCTCATACACGGACTGGCCCGTCTGACCGGGGCGCCTCGGTTTTGGTTGTTCTTCATCGGTCCCGGAATCATCTACACGCTGGACAAAATTGTTTCACTACGTACGAAGTACATGGCACTGGATGTCATCGAAACGGATCTACTGCCGTCGGATGTGATCAAGATAAAATTCTATCGTCCACCGAATCTAAAATATCTATCCGGACAATGGGTGCGGCTTTCCTGTACCGAAATCAAACCGGAGGAAATGCATAGCTTCACGTTGACATCGGCTCCGCATGAAAACTTCCTCAGCTGCCACATCAAAGCGCAGGGTCCGTGGACATGGAAGTTGCGAAACTATTTCGACCCCTGCAACTACAATCCGGACGATCAGCCGAAGATTCGAATCGAGGGTCCGTTCGGCGGAGGCAACCAGGATTGGTACAAGTTCGAGGTAGCCGTCATGGTCGGCGGAGGAATTGGCGTTACTCCTTATGCTTCGATTTTGAACGATTTGGTGTTCGGTACTAGCACCAACCGGTATTCGGGAGTGGCCTGTAAAAAGGTTTATTTCCTGTGGATTTGTCCTTCCCACAAGCACTTCGAATGGTTCATCGATGTGCTGCGAGATGTCGAAAAGAAGGATGTCACCAATGTGCTGGAGATTCACATCTTCATTACGCAGTTTTTCCACAAGTTTGATTTGCGAACTACTATGCTT TATATTTGTGAAAACCACTTCCAGCGATTGTCGAAAACGTCCATGTTTACCGGTTTGAAGGCGGTGAACCATTTTGGTCGGCCCGATATGTCCAGTTTTCTAAAATTCGTACAAAAGAAACATTCCTAT GTTTCAAAAATAGGCGTGTTTTCCTGCGGGCCACGTCCTCTCACCAAGAGTGTCATGTCGGCGTGCGACGAAGTGAATAAGGGTAGAAAGTTGCCATATTTTATTCATCATTTCGAAAACTTTGGCTGA